The proteins below are encoded in one region of Helianthus annuus cultivar XRQ/B chromosome 2, HanXRQr2.0-SUNRISE, whole genome shotgun sequence:
- the LOC110890244 gene encoding uncharacterized protein LOC110890244, producing MADQIARVVPKIVSELQGSTTPPSSVDSKTEKPTTTKFNYKHFVSCNPKPFTGSDGVTAMLEWFDSIEVTFINSECPEHLKTRSATGVFQGRALEWWANERNIRTNEAAYALPWAEVRELMMLEFCPPHEQLNLEEEFWHLKQIGDDNMAYTTWFKQLSFIVPHLVLTPKRMITKYINGLPPTIRDSIEAAHLGTIEEFYRLATNLNNNRQPSGSKNKKRKAQGSGCNAITPAANPTAKPAPTPAAANPAAPEVKIQYTRSYPKCATYNFHHPATSACRLCTNCNRYGHTAPYCRQANPAPQAQQAPAPPAQAALPAPPLQNPGPINAVRACFQCGDTTHLRNRCPQLNQDQQAATRGRAFNLNANQARNNNDMVNGMFLVNNLYASILFDTGADKSFVSVEFESLINYTRSKLPESFSVEVTNGKSILVNSIVRDCSLILNDHVFSIDLIPMRLGSFDVIIGMD from the exons ATGGCCGATCAGATCGCTCGGGTCGTGCCAAAGATCGTTTCCGAGCTCCAAGGATCTACCACTCCTCCATCTTCTGTAGATTCCAAAACGGAGAAGCCGACTACTACCAAGTTCAACTATAAACACTTCGTCTCCTGCAACCCCAAACCATTTACGGGCAGTGATGGGGTAACAGCTATGCTAgagtggtttgacagcatagaggtcacTTTCATCAACAGCGAATGCCCCGAACATTTGAAAACCAGGAGTGCTACTGGAGTGTTTCAAGGTAGGGCTTTGGAATGGTGGGCTAATGAAAGGAACATCCGTACAAATGAAGCAGCTTATGCCCTTCCATGGGCTGAGGTGCGTGAATTGATGATGcttgaattctgccctccccatgaacagcTCAATCTCGAAGAAGAATTTTGGCACTTAAAGCAAATTGGTGATGACAACATGGCGTATACTACCTGGTTCAAGCAGCTAAGTTTtatcgttcctcacttggttttGACTCCTAAGCGAATGATAACCAAGTATATCAATGGTCTGCCTCCTACTATACGTGATTCCATCGAAGCAGCTCACCTAGGAACTATTGAGGAATTCTACCGTCTCGCAACCAATCTCAACAACAATCGT CAGccaagtggcagcaagaacaagaaacgGAAAGCTCAGGGCTCGGGATGTAATGCTATTACTCCTGCTGCTAACCCTACAGCGAAACCTGCTCCTACTCCTGCTGCTGCTAACCCTGCTGCTCCTGAGGTGAAGATACAATACACTCGGTCTTACCCTAAGTGTGCGACGTACAACTTTCATCATCCTGCTACTTCTGCATGCCGATTGTGCACCAACTGTAACCGCTATGGTCACACGGCTCCCTACTGTCGTCAAGCTAATCCTGCTCCCCAAGCTCAGCAAGCTCCTGCTCCACCAGCTCAAGCAGCTCTTCCAGCTCCTCCTCTACAGAACCCAGGGCCGATCAATGCAGTTCGTgcatgttttcagtgtggggatACTACTCATCTTCGCAATcgttgcccccagctgaaccaagaTCAACAAGCAGCCACTCGTGGACGAGCGTTTAACCTCAATGCTAATCAGGCTCGCAACAACAATGACATGGTGAATGGTATGTTTCTCGTTAATAATCTCTATGCTTCGatcctatttgatactggtgccgataagagttttgtgtccgtGGAATTCGAGTCTTTGATAAATTATACACGCTCTAAGTTACCTGAGTCGTTCTCTGTTGAGGTCACCAATGGTAAGTCGATTCTTGTTAATTCTATTGTGCGTGATTGTTCCTTGATTCTTAACGATCACGtattctctattgatcttatacCTATGCgtttgggtagttttgatgtcattATCGGCATGGATTAG